One window of the Triticum dicoccoides isolate Atlit2015 ecotype Zavitan chromosome 3B, WEW_v2.0, whole genome shotgun sequence genome contains the following:
- the LOC119280273 gene encoding uncharacterized protein LOC119280273, with product MVISLHAATALEVLLLLPRPISIGVPSGQPAACSSSSGQPPLASPPPGPLPVPRILLPQLQQPAASSTSIGAHKWGQWNSGESHSVQILAYARGLSEFFWMPCLAIDMNGKAFEGYSKQAAGS from the exons ATGGTGATTTCGCTCCAT GCGGCGACGGCTCTGGAGGTGCTTCTCCTCCTCCCCCGGCCAATCTCCATCGGTGTCCCCTCCGGCCAGCCCGCGGCTTGCTCGTCCTCTTCCGGCCAACCTCCACTGGCGTCTCCTCCGCCGGGCCCTCTGCCAGTCCCGCGTATCCTCCTGCCCCAGCTGCAGCAGCCCGCGGCATCTTCGACCTCCATCGGCGCGCACAAG TGGGGGCAATGGAATTCAGGTGAAAGTCACTCGGTGCAGATTCTTGCGTATGCCAGAGGACTATCTGAATTTTTCTGGATGCCATGTCTAGCGATTGATATGAATGGAAAAGCCTTTGAAGGATACAGCAAACAAGCTGCTGGTTCATAG